A stretch of Mesorhizobium sp. M2A.F.Ca.ET.046.03.2.1 DNA encodes these proteins:
- a CDS encoding DNA polymerase III subunit delta' — protein MIFERIAPEQHDTLDGVPEPAETPRLIGHATAAGMLAGAYRAGKLPHALIFAGPLGIGKATLAFHLAHHLLKYPDFRTAPDTLAVPDPASPLFRQIATGAHPGVLHLTRPANDKIKSFKTVLTVDEIRRVSRFLSMTSHDGSYRVVIVDPADDMNTNAANALLKNLEEPPARTLFILIVHAPGSLLPTIRSRCQMVRLAPLAADELMAVLENVEPPPPDDAAARAALAERAGGSARNAILLTQYGGLEIAGALDALVTAGKPDIAGAHRLAEAVAGRDQAIQFDIFNRRALDLLSAAASEAALSGDLARAKTLSEAWQEALNTISEAETYNLDKKQHALTMIDRLNSAMRM, from the coding sequence ATGATCTTCGAACGCATCGCCCCAGAGCAGCACGACACGCTGGACGGCGTGCCCGAGCCGGCCGAAACGCCGCGGCTGATCGGCCACGCGACGGCGGCCGGGATGCTCGCTGGCGCCTACCGCGCGGGCAAGCTGCCGCATGCGCTGATCTTTGCCGGGCCGCTCGGCATCGGCAAGGCGACGCTGGCGTTCCATCTGGCGCACCATCTTCTGAAATATCCGGATTTCAGGACGGCGCCCGACACGCTTGCCGTTCCCGATCCGGCGTCCCCACTGTTTCGCCAGATCGCCACCGGCGCGCATCCGGGCGTGCTGCATCTGACGCGCCCCGCCAACGACAAGATCAAGAGCTTCAAGACGGTGCTGACCGTGGACGAAATCCGCAGGGTCAGCCGCTTCCTGTCAATGACTTCGCATGATGGCAGCTACCGTGTCGTCATCGTCGACCCGGCCGACGACATGAACACCAACGCCGCCAATGCCTTGCTCAAGAATCTCGAGGAGCCGCCGGCGCGCACCTTGTTCATTCTGATCGTGCACGCGCCGGGCAGCCTGCTGCCGACGATCCGCTCGCGTTGCCAGATGGTGCGGCTCGCGCCGCTGGCGGCCGACGAGCTGATGGCCGTGCTGGAGAATGTCGAACCGCCGCCGCCGGATGATGCGGCCGCACGCGCGGCGCTCGCCGAGCGGGCAGGGGGCAGCGCGCGCAACGCCATCCTGCTCACCCAATATGGCGGGCTGGAGATCGCCGGCGCGCTCGACGCACTGGTGACGGCCGGGAAGCCCGACATTGCCGGCGCCCACCGCCTCGCCGAGGCCGTGGCGGGACGCGACCAGGCGATCCAGTTCGACATCTTCAATCGCCGCGCGCTCGATCTGCTTTCGGCCGCCGCCAGCGAAGCGGCGCTGTCCGGCGACCTCGCCAGGGCCAAAACCCTGTCTGAGGCTTGGCAGGAGGCGCTTAACACGATATCTGAGGCCGAGACCTACAATCTCGACAAGAAGCAGCACGCCCTGACCATGATCGACCGCCTGAATTCTGCGATGCGAATGTGA
- the metG gene encoding methionine--tRNA ligase, which translates to MSRDTFYITTAISYPNGKPHIGHAYELIATDALARFQRLDGKDVFFLTGTDEHGIKMLQTARKEGIAARELADRNSAEFKRMASALNASNDDFIRTTEERHYASSQAIWKAMAANGDIYKGGYAGWYSVRDEAYYGEEETEVRADNVRYGPQGTPVEWVEEESYFFRLSAYQDKLIALYESQPDFIGPAERRNEVMSFVKSGLKDLSVSRTTFDWGVPVPGDEKHVMYVWVDALTNYITGIGYPNENDDKWRFWPADAHIIGKDIVRFHAVYWPAFLMSAGIPLPKRVFGHGFLFNRGEKMSKSVGNVIDPFTMVDHYGVDQVRYFFLREVPFGQDGNYSHEAIVNRTNADLANGLGNLAQRSLSMIAKNCGGAVPKRDELAEADTAILDQAIEALAVSRRAMAEQGIHLALAAIFGVVAEADRYFASQEPWALKKTNPERMETVLWTTAELVRRVALLCQPFIPGSAAKLLDLLAVPAGKRAFEHIHADQALVPGAALPAPEGVFPRYVEQGA; encoded by the coding sequence ATGTCACGCGACACATTCTACATCACGACCGCGATCTCCTATCCGAACGGCAAGCCTCATATCGGCCATGCCTATGAGCTGATCGCCACCGACGCGCTTGCCCGCTTCCAGCGGCTCGACGGCAAGGACGTGTTCTTCCTGACCGGCACCGACGAGCACGGCATCAAGATGCTGCAGACGGCGCGCAAGGAAGGCATCGCGGCGCGCGAGCTCGCCGACCGCAATTCGGCCGAGTTCAAGCGCATGGCGAGCGCGCTGAACGCTTCCAACGACGATTTCATCCGTACCACCGAGGAGCGGCATTATGCGTCCTCCCAGGCGATCTGGAAGGCGATGGCCGCCAATGGCGACATCTACAAGGGTGGCTATGCCGGCTGGTATTCGGTGCGCGACGAGGCCTATTACGGCGAGGAGGAGACCGAGGTCCGCGCTGACAATGTGCGCTACGGGCCGCAGGGAACGCCTGTCGAATGGGTCGAGGAGGAAAGCTATTTCTTCCGCCTGTCGGCCTATCAGGACAAGCTCATCGCGCTCTACGAGAGCCAGCCCGATTTCATCGGTCCGGCCGAGCGTCGCAACGAGGTGATGAGCTTCGTCAAATCCGGGCTGAAGGACCTGTCGGTCTCGCGCACCACCTTCGACTGGGGCGTGCCGGTGCCTGGCGACGAGAAGCATGTGATGTATGTGTGGGTCGACGCCTTGACCAACTACATCACCGGCATCGGCTATCCCAATGAAAACGATGATAAATGGCGTTTCTGGCCAGCCGACGCGCACATCATCGGCAAGGACATCGTGCGCTTCCACGCGGTCTATTGGCCGGCGTTCCTGATGTCGGCGGGAATTCCGCTGCCGAAGCGCGTCTTCGGCCACGGCTTCCTGTTCAACCGCGGCGAGAAGATGTCGAAGTCGGTCGGCAACGTCATCGACCCGTTCACGATGGTGGACCATTACGGCGTTGACCAGGTGCGCTATTTCTTCCTGCGCGAGGTGCCGTTCGGTCAGGACGGCAACTACAGCCATGAGGCGATCGTCAACCGCACCAACGCGGATCTCGCCAATGGCCTTGGCAATCTGGCGCAGCGGTCGCTGTCCATGATCGCCAAGAATTGCGGCGGTGCGGTGCCGAAGCGCGACGAGCTGGCGGAGGCCGATACGGCGATCCTCGACCAGGCGATCGAAGCGCTGGCCGTTTCGCGCCGGGCGATGGCGGAGCAGGGCATCCATCTGGCGTTGGCCGCGATCTTCGGCGTGGTGGCGGAAGCGGACCGCTATTTCGCTTCCCAGGAGCCGTGGGCACTGAAGAAGACCAATCCGGAGCGGATGGAAACGGTCTTGTGGACAACGGCCGAACTGGTGCGACGCGTGGCACTCCTTTGCCAGCCCTTCATTCCGGGATCGGCGGCCAAGCTGCTCGACCTGCTGGCCGTGCCTGCGGGCAAGCGTGCTTTCGAGCACATCCATGCCGACCAAGCGCTGGTGCCCGGCGCCGCGTTGCCGGCGCCGGAGGGCGTGTTCCCGCGTTATGTCGAGCAAGGCGCCTGA
- a CDS encoding TatD family hydrolase, producing the protein MLVDSHCHLDFPDFAEERAAIVARALAAGVGRMVTISTRVRRFQQILEIAETFNEVYCSVGTHPHNAAEELDVTADELVRLSGHPKVVAIGEAGLDYHYDKAPRDAQAQGFRTHIAAARRTGLPLVIHARNADDDMASILEDETGKGAFPFILHCFSSGRRLAEVGVALGGYVSFSGILTFKNSPELRAIAADVPRDRLLVETDAPYLAPIPHRGKRNEPAYVTNTAKVLAETIGVSETEIADITTGNFFRLFTKMPRPDMART; encoded by the coding sequence ATGCTGGTCGACAGCCACTGCCATCTCGACTTTCCGGACTTTGCCGAGGAGCGGGCGGCTATCGTCGCCCGCGCCCTCGCCGCCGGGGTAGGCCGCATGGTCACGATCTCGACGCGCGTGAGGCGCTTTCAGCAGATCCTTGAAATCGCTGAAACTTTCAACGAGGTCTATTGCTCGGTCGGCACTCATCCGCACAATGCGGCGGAAGAGCTCGACGTCACCGCCGACGAGCTGGTCCGGCTTTCCGGTCACCCAAAGGTCGTGGCGATCGGCGAGGCCGGACTGGATTACCACTATGACAAGGCGCCGCGCGATGCGCAGGCGCAAGGTTTTCGCACCCATATCGCCGCTGCGCGCCGGACCGGCCTGCCGCTGGTCATCCATGCGCGCAATGCCGACGACGACATGGCGTCGATCCTCGAGGACGAGACAGGGAAGGGCGCCTTCCCCTTCATTCTGCACTGTTTTTCGTCTGGACGCAGGCTGGCCGAAGTCGGCGTGGCGCTGGGCGGCTATGTCTCCTTCTCCGGCATCCTGACCTTCAAGAATTCCCCCGAGTTGCGCGCTATCGCGGCTGATGTTCCGCGTGACCGGCTCCTGGTCGAGACCGACGCGCCCTACCTCGCGCCGATCCCGCATCGGGGAAAACGCAACGAACCGGCCTATGTCACGAACACGGCGAAGGTTCTTGCCGAGACCATCGGTGTCAGCGAAACCGAGATCGCCGATATCACCACCGGCAATTTCTTCAGGCTGTTCACCAAGATGCCGCGTCCGGACATGGCGCGGACATGA
- a CDS encoding MBL fold metallo-hydrolase: MSDRLRFTVLGCGSSPGTPRITGDWGNCDPANPKNRRMRTAALVERIAANGARTTVVIDTGPDFRQQMLMASVRRIDAVVYTHPHADHIHGIDDLRGFVHDQRHRIDIHADEPTMERLRQAFGYCFETPPGSSYPPIVKAHIIDHARPVVIEGEGGALAFEPLPQIHGDIISLGFRIGGLAYCPDISDFPVATAERLLGLDILVLDALQYNTHPSHLSLGQALGWIEKLAPNKAVLTHMHVPLDYAVVMAETPEHVAPAYDGMVVEIPYESER; encoded by the coding sequence ATGAGCGACCGGCTGCGCTTCACCGTCCTTGGCTGCGGCTCATCGCCCGGCACGCCCCGCATCACCGGCGATTGGGGCAATTGCGATCCCGCGAATCCGAAGAACCGGCGCATGCGCACGGCGGCCCTGGTCGAGCGGATTGCCGCCAATGGCGCGCGCACCACGGTCGTCATCGACACCGGACCGGATTTCCGCCAGCAGATGCTGATGGCTTCGGTCCGGCGTATCGACGCCGTCGTCTATACCCATCCGCATGCCGACCATATCCATGGCATCGACGATCTGCGCGGCTTTGTGCACGACCAGCGGCACAGGATCGACATCCACGCCGACGAACCGACGATGGAGCGGCTGCGCCAGGCCTTCGGCTATTGCTTCGAGACGCCGCCCGGCAGCTCCTATCCGCCGATCGTCAAGGCTCATATCATCGATCACGCGAGACCGGTGGTGATCGAAGGCGAGGGGGGCGCCCTCGCCTTTGAGCCGCTGCCGCAGATCCATGGCGATATCATTTCGCTGGGCTTCCGCATCGGCGGGCTTGCCTACTGCCCGGATATCAGCGATTTCCCGGTCGCCACCGCCGAGCGGTTGCTGGGCCTCGACATCCTGGTGCTCGACGCGCTGCAATACAACACCCATCCCAGCCATCTGTCGCTCGGCCAGGCTCTGGGCTGGATCGAGAAACTGGCTCCGAACAAGGCCGTGCTGACGCATATGCACGTGCCGCTGGACTACGCCGTGGTGATGGCCGAGACGCCGGAGCACGTGGCGCCGGCCTATGATGGCATGGTGGTTGAAATTCCTTACGAGTCAGAGCGATAG
- a CDS encoding aldose 1-epimerase family protein, giving the protein MEQVTLNAEGISATIVGQGAELVSLRDGDGTELLWQAGPAWRRHSPVLFPIVGRLKGDQLRHRGQTYPMTQHGFARDRRFAWAEQGPTSCTLVLSDNAETRTHYPFAFRLAIGYELTSRQLGVTFEITNTGDEPLPASIGAHPAFNWPLLPELPKEAYRLTFAKNEPAPVRRLKDGLLLPAPQPTPIQGKTLPLSEKLFVDDAVILDKPVSNSVRYAAERGPAIEMSWQGFNELGIWSKPGGAPFLCIEPWHGIASPVDFDGEFTGKPGVMLIEPGTRRVLSYRIGLSREP; this is encoded by the coding sequence ATGGAACAGGTGACGCTTAACGCTGAGGGGATCTCGGCGACCATCGTCGGGCAGGGGGCCGAGCTGGTCTCGCTGCGCGATGGCGACGGCACCGAGCTTCTGTGGCAGGCAGGCCCCGCCTGGCGGCGCCACTCGCCGGTCCTGTTCCCGATCGTCGGCCGCCTGAAGGGCGATCAGCTCCGCCATCGCGGCCAAACCTATCCGATGACGCAGCACGGCTTTGCCCGCGACCGGCGCTTTGCCTGGGCGGAGCAGGGGCCGACCTCCTGCACATTGGTGCTGTCGGATAACGCCGAAACGCGGACGCACTACCCCTTCGCCTTTCGCTTGGCCATCGGCTACGAGCTGACGTCCCGGCAGCTTGGCGTGACCTTCGAGATCACCAATACCGGCGACGAGCCGCTGCCGGCCTCGATCGGCGCGCATCCGGCGTTCAACTGGCCGCTGCTGCCGGAACTGCCCAAGGAAGCCTATCGGCTGACCTTCGCCAAGAATGAGCCGGCGCCGGTCCGCCGCCTGAAGGACGGCCTGCTGCTGCCGGCCCCGCAACCGACGCCCATCCAGGGAAAGACGCTGCCGCTGTCCGAAAAACTGTTCGTCGACGACGCCGTCATTCTCGACAAGCCGGTGAGCAACAGCGTGCGCTACGCCGCCGAGCGCGGGCCGGCGATCGAGATGTCATGGCAGGGCTTCAACGAGCTGGGCATCTGGTCCAAGCCCGGCGGCGCGCCTTTCCTGTGCATCGAGCCCTGGCACGGCATCGCCAGTCCCGTCGATTTCGACGGCGAGTTCACCGGCAAGCCTGGCGTCATGCTGATCGAGCCGGGTACCCGGCGCGTCCTGAGCTACCGGATCGGCCTCAGCCGGGAACCGTAG
- a CDS encoding Bax inhibitor-1/YccA family protein encodes MNSPNLGYRMGAGVQAGAVYDEGLRKHMLRVYNYMGLGLVVTGLVAFFVASTPALYVPIFSSPLKWVVMLAPLAFVMLFSFKMQTMSAASAQTMFWAFCAVMGLSLASVFLVFTSTSIARTFFIAATMFGATSLYGYTTRRDLTQFSSFLIMGLIGVVIASLVNLFLGSTALQFAISVIGIAVFVGLTAWDTQTIKEQYAENFDAESQQKLAVFGAFSLYLNFINIFQLLLNFTGERE; translated from the coding sequence ATGAACAGCCCCAATCTGGGATACCGAATGGGCGCCGGCGTCCAGGCCGGAGCCGTCTATGACGAGGGCCTGCGCAAGCACATGCTGCGCGTCTACAACTATATGGGCCTCGGTCTCGTCGTCACAGGCCTCGTCGCCTTCTTCGTGGCCTCGACACCGGCGCTCTACGTGCCGATCTTCTCCAGCCCGCTGAAATGGGTGGTGATGCTGGCGCCGCTCGCCTTCGTCATGCTCTTCTCTTTCAAGATGCAGACCATGTCGGCCGCGAGCGCGCAGACGATGTTCTGGGCCTTCTGCGCCGTCATGGGCCTGTCGCTCGCCTCGGTGTTCCTGGTCTTCACCTCGACCAGCATCGCGCGCACCTTCTTCATCGCCGCCACGATGTTCGGCGCCACCAGCCTCTACGGCTACACGACCAGGCGCGACCTGACGCAGTTCTCGTCCTTCCTGATCATGGGCCTGATCGGCGTGGTGATCGCAAGCCTAGTCAACCTGTTCCTCGGCTCGACCGCGCTGCAATTCGCCATCTCGGTGATCGGCATCGCTGTCTTCGTCGGCCTCACCGCCTGGGACACGCAGACCATCAAGGAGCAGTATGCCGAGAATTTCGATGCCGAATCGCAGCAGAAGCTCGCCGTCTTCGGCGCCTTCTCGCTTTATCTGAACTTCATCAACATCTTCCAGCTGCTCCTGAATTTCACCGGCGAGCGCGAATAG
- a CDS encoding anti-sigma factor, producing the protein MTVIVDPVTDADLDAYVDDQLDVARRIEVEAHLAARPEAAARVMSDLRTRDELRVALAGPVGTARPATTEAARRLERALARGRMLIVLQRAAAAAVLVAAGWLANGIFGPIAVTKVVASTQPPAYVEDAVRAHRTTLMRETMPSQREAPGYDADEIRAATAIVMPSLPDDWKIRDVQVYPSQFGPSVEMAVQTRDLGLVSLFAIRPGTFDVVKPTVAPADDISTAYFQIGEVAYAVVGRGDARSLDRAAEKLARTLY; encoded by the coding sequence ATGACCGTCATTGTCGACCCCGTAACCGATGCCGATCTCGACGCCTATGTAGACGACCAGCTGGATGTCGCCCGCCGCATCGAGGTCGAGGCGCACCTCGCCGCGCGCCCGGAAGCGGCGGCGCGCGTGATGTCGGACCTGAGGACGCGTGACGAACTGCGCGTCGCGCTTGCCGGCCCCGTCGGCACGGCGCGTCCGGCCACGACCGAAGCGGCGCGGCGGCTGGAAAGAGCCCTTGCCAGGGGGCGGATGCTTATCGTGCTGCAGCGCGCCGCCGCCGCGGCCGTGCTGGTCGCGGCGGGTTGGCTTGCCAACGGCATTTTCGGGCCGATCGCGGTGACCAAGGTGGTCGCCTCGACGCAGCCACCGGCCTATGTCGAGGATGCGGTGAGAGCGCACCGGACGACCTTGATGCGCGAGACGATGCCCTCGCAGCGGGAAGCGCCGGGCTACGATGCCGATGAGATCCGCGCGGCCACCGCAATCGTAATGCCGTCGCTGCCCGACGACTGGAAGATCCGCGACGTCCAGGTCTATCCCTCGCAATTCGGGCCGAGCGTCGAGATGGCGGTCCAGACCAGGGACCTCGGCCTCGTCTCGCTGTTCGCCATCAGGCCGGGCACGTTCGACGTCGTGAAGCCGACGGTCGCGCCCGCCGACGACATCTCAACCGCCTATTTCCAGATCGGCGAGGTCGCCTATGCGGTGGTCGGCCGCGGCGACGCCCGCAGCCTCGACCGTGCCGCCGAAAAACTCGCCAGAACTCTCTACTGA
- a CDS encoding sigma-70 family RNA polymerase sigma factor: protein MARFEIVGQLGSLRRYARSLTRDSTDAEDLVHDALVRAYERRATFRSDGNLRAWLLAIVHNVFIDRMRSRRSETARIEQAGLVTDQSVPASQDHSVRLSQVREAFLSLPEEQRSALHLVAIEGLSYQQAAEVIGVPLGTLMSRIGRARAALREMEEGAPQKARPHLRIVGDDQ, encoded by the coding sequence ATGGCACGCTTCGAAATTGTCGGGCAGTTGGGATCGCTGCGGCGCTATGCGCGCTCGCTGACGCGCGACAGCACCGATGCTGAGGATCTCGTCCATGACGCGCTGGTGCGCGCCTATGAGCGGCGCGCGACCTTTCGCTCCGACGGCAATCTGCGCGCCTGGCTCTTGGCGATCGTGCACAACGTCTTCATCGACCGCATGCGCTCGCGCCGCTCCGAGACGGCGCGCATCGAACAAGCCGGCCTCGTCACCGACCAGAGCGTGCCGGCCTCGCAGGACCATTCCGTGCGCCTGTCGCAGGTCCGGGAAGCGTTTCTTTCGCTCCCCGAGGAACAGCGCTCCGCGCTCCATCTCGTCGCCATCGAGGGGCTTTCCTATCAGCAGGCCGCCGAAGTCATCGGCGTGCCGCTCGGAACCTTGATGTCGCGCATCGGCCGCGCGCGCGCCGCGCTGCGCGAGATGGAGGAGGGCGCGCCGCAGAAAGCCAGGCCGCATCTCAGGATCGTGGGAGACGATCAATGA
- a CDS encoding amino acid aminotransferase encodes MFETLQPAPADKILALIGLYRSDPRPGKVDLGVGVYKDIEGRTPVMRAVREAEKRLLASQDTKTYLGLAGDTGFNAAMIKLAFGEKADHSRIRAAQAPGGSGALRLVAELLQRTRPGATVWLSDPTWPNHPPVMRAAGLEVRNYPYFDAASGAVRFDEMLATLRTANSGDVVLLHGCCHNPTGANLDAAQWAKVADVLLERGLLPFVDIAYQGFGEGLDADAAGLRLLADKVPEMVVASSCSKNFAVYRDRVGAAMIMAKDGAQADVAMSQVLAAARALYSMPPDHGAAAVRMVLEDAGLRKDWETELEEMRLRMLRLRVAFAEALRRQSNSDRFDFVASHRGMFSRLGLTEAQVERLRTDHAVYMVGDSRINVAGLPEDGMDDLAKAIVSVLD; translated from the coding sequence ATGTTCGAGACCCTGCAGCCCGCACCCGCCGACAAGATCCTTGCCCTGATCGGCCTCTACCGCAGCGATCCACGTCCGGGCAAAGTCGACCTCGGCGTCGGCGTCTACAAGGACATCGAGGGCAGGACGCCGGTAATGCGCGCCGTGCGCGAGGCCGAGAAGAGGCTGCTGGCGAGCCAGGACACCAAGACCTACCTCGGCCTTGCCGGCGACACCGGCTTCAACGCCGCCATGATCAAGCTCGCCTTCGGCGAAAAGGCCGATCATTCGCGCATACGCGCGGCTCAGGCGCCGGGCGGATCCGGCGCGCTCAGGCTGGTGGCAGAGCTGCTGCAGCGCACGCGTCCCGGCGCGACGGTGTGGCTTTCCGACCCGACCTGGCCGAACCATCCGCCCGTGATGCGGGCCGCCGGCCTTGAGGTTCGCAACTATCCCTATTTCGATGCCGCCTCCGGCGCTGTGCGCTTCGACGAGATGCTGGCAACGCTCAGGACGGCCAACAGCGGCGACGTCGTGCTGCTGCATGGCTGCTGCCACAACCCGACCGGCGCCAATCTCGACGCCGCGCAGTGGGCGAAGGTCGCGGACGTTCTCCTGGAGCGCGGCCTGCTGCCTTTCGTCGACATCGCCTATCAGGGATTTGGCGAGGGCCTGGACGCCGATGCCGCGGGTCTGCGGCTCTTGGCCGACAAGGTGCCGGAGATGGTTGTCGCTTCGAGCTGCTCGAAGAATTTCGCCGTCTATCGCGACCGCGTGGGTGCTGCGATGATCATGGCCAAAGACGGCGCGCAGGCCGATGTGGCGATGAGCCAGGTGCTGGCGGCGGCGCGGGCGCTTTATTCGATGCCGCCGGATCATGGCGCCGCGGCGGTGCGCATGGTGCTGGAAGACGCCGGCCTGAGGAAGGACTGGGAGACGGAGCTCGAGGAGATGCGGCTGCGGATGCTGAGGTTGCGCGTCGCTTTTGCCGAAGCATTGCGCCGGCAGTCCAACTCGGATCGCTTCGATTTCGTCGCCAGCCATCGCGGCATGTTTTCCAGGCTTGGGCTGACGGAAGCACAGGTGGAGCGCCTGCGCACCGATCACGCCGTCTACATGGTCGGCGACAGCCGCATCAACGTCGCCGGCCTGCCGGAGGACGGCATGGACGATCTCGCCAAGGCGATTGTCTCAGTGCTCGACTGA
- the mazG gene encoding nucleoside triphosphate pyrophosphohydrolase — protein sequence MKPSKDISRLIEIMAALRAPKTGCPWDIEQNFSTIAPYTIEEAYEVADAIARGDFDDLREELGDLLLQVVYHAQMAEEIGEFAFGDVVEAITTKMIRRHPHVFGDEKARSAGMAKGMWEKIKAEEKAEKRSARIARGLDPEDHGKGFLDSVPVALPALTRALKLQEKAARVGFDWSEAAPILDKIEEEIGELREALTTGDAAPIKDEFGDMLFAIVNLGRHLKLDSEAALSGTNEKFRSRFHYVEQAVAASGGSLEKATLDEMEALWQQAKSAK from the coding sequence ATGAAGCCCTCGAAAGACATTTCCCGGCTGATCGAGATCATGGCGGCGTTGCGCGCGCCGAAGACCGGCTGCCCGTGGGATATCGAGCAGAACTTTTCGACCATCGCGCCCTACACGATCGAGGAAGCCTATGAAGTGGCCGACGCGATCGCGCGCGGCGATTTCGACGACCTGCGCGAGGAACTGGGCGACCTATTGCTGCAGGTCGTCTACCACGCGCAGATGGCCGAGGAGATCGGCGAGTTCGCTTTCGGCGATGTGGTCGAGGCCATCACCACCAAGATGATCCGCCGCCATCCGCACGTCTTCGGCGATGAGAAGGCGCGCAGCGCCGGCATGGCCAAGGGCATGTGGGAGAAGATCAAGGCTGAGGAGAAGGCTGAAAAGCGCAGTGCCCGCATCGCGCGCGGGCTCGATCCGGAGGATCACGGCAAGGGTTTTCTCGACAGCGTTCCGGTGGCGCTCCCTGCCCTGACACGCGCGCTCAAGCTGCAGGAGAAAGCAGCGCGCGTCGGCTTCGATTGGAGCGAGGCAGCCCCCATCCTCGACAAGATCGAGGAGGAAATCGGCGAATTGCGCGAAGCGCTCACCACGGGGGATGCCGCGCCGATCAAGGACGAGTTCGGCGACATGTTGTTTGCCATCGTCAATCTTGGCCGCCATCTCAAGCTCGATTCGGAAGCGGCGCTCAGCGGCACCAATGAAAAGTTCCGCTCCCGCTTCCACTATGTCGAGCAGGCCGTGGCGGCTTCGGGCGGTTCGCTGGAGAAGGCGACGCTCGACGAGATGGAAGCGCTCTGGCAGCAGGCCAAAAGCGCCAAGTAA
- the hflX gene encoding GTPase HflX, which produces MARDKDADRSVRGKQGHQLGPEAKDPTRAVVIVPVLTRQPRGDEETSRPRLTRSADARHDEAVGLASAIDLNPVHTAVVTVADPRPATLLGSGKVAEFADIVKERKAELVIVDHPLTPVQQRNLEKELNAKVLDRTGLILEIFGERARTKEGTLQVELAHLNYQKGRLVRSWTHLERQRGGAGFLGGPGETQIESDRRILQDKITKLKHELETVRRTRDLHRAKRKKVPFPVVAIVGYTNAGKSTLFNRLTGAGVLAEDMLFATLDPTLRRVRLPHGTPIILSDTVGFISDLPTHLVAAFRATLEEVVEADLVLHLRDISDPDTAAQAEDVERILADLGVDAADTNRVIEVWNKIDLLDEGNRERLLAEGASGKSPPIAISAVTGEGLDTLKALIETRVSGELETMTVTLSPAQLGQVDWLYRNGDIVSRTDNEDGSVTLSLTATHSARQEIESRLHRKNDS; this is translated from the coding sequence TTGGCACGTGATAAGGACGCGGACCGCAGCGTTCGCGGAAAACAAGGACATCAACTCGGGCCGGAAGCCAAGGATCCGACCCGGGCTGTCGTCATTGTGCCGGTGCTTACCCGCCAGCCGCGCGGCGACGAGGAAACCAGCCGTCCGCGTCTGACCCGCTCGGCGGATGCCCGCCATGACGAGGCGGTAGGGCTTGCCAGCGCCATCGACCTCAACCCGGTCCACACCGCGGTGGTGACGGTCGCCGACCCGCGTCCGGCGACGCTGCTCGGCAGCGGCAAGGTGGCCGAGTTCGCCGACATCGTGAAAGAACGCAAGGCGGAACTGGTCATTGTCGACCATCCGCTGACGCCGGTGCAGCAGCGCAATCTCGAAAAGGAACTGAATGCCAAGGTGCTCGACCGCACCGGGCTGATCCTCGAGATCTTCGGCGAGCGGGCGCGCACCAAGGAAGGCACGCTGCAGGTCGAGCTCGCGCATCTCAACTACCAGAAGGGTCGGCTGGTGCGCAGCTGGACCCACCTCGAGCGGCAGCGCGGCGGCGCCGGCTTCCTCGGCGGCCCCGGTGAAACCCAGATCGAATCCGACCGCCGCATCCTGCAGGACAAGATCACCAAGCTGAAGCACGAGCTGGAAACGGTGCGGCGCACGCGCGACCTGCACCGCGCCAAGCGCAAGAAGGTGCCTTTTCCGGTGGTGGCGATCGTGGGCTACACCAATGCCGGCAAGTCGACGCTGTTCAACCGGCTGACCGGGGCAGGGGTGCTGGCCGAGGACATGCTGTTCGCCACGCTCGACCCCACCTTGCGGCGCGTGCGGCTGCCGCACGGCACGCCGATCATCCTGTCGGATACGGTCGGCTTCATCTCCGACCTGCCGACGCATCTGGTGGCCGCCTTCCGGGCGACGCTGGAAGAGGTCGTCGAGGCCGATCTGGTGCTGCATCTGCGCGACATCTCCGATCCGGACACGGCGGCCCAGGCTGAGGATGTCGAACGCATCCTTGCCGATCTCGGCGTCGACGCCGCCGACACGAACCGCGTGATCGAGGTCTGGAACAAGATCGACCTGCTCGACGAGGGCAATCGCGAGCGGCTGCTTGCGGAGGGAGCGAGCGGCAAGTCACCGCCGATCGCCATTTCGGCGGTGACCGGCGAGGGACTGGACACGCTGAAAGCGCTGATCGAGACGCGGGTGTCGGGCGAGCTGGAGACGATGACGGTGACGTTGAGCCCGGCCCAGCTCGGCCAGGTCGACTGGCTGTACCGCAACGGCGACATCGTTTCGCGCACCGACAATGAGGACGGCAGCGTCACTCTCTCGCTCACGGCCACGCATAGCGCCCGGCAGGAGATCGAGAGCCGGCTGCATCGCAAGAACGATAGCTAA